One genomic segment of Chiloscyllium plagiosum isolate BGI_BamShark_2017 chromosome 10, ASM401019v2, whole genome shotgun sequence includes these proteins:
- the LOC122553655 gene encoding trans-L-3-hydroxyproline dehydratase, whose product MEPVGQPLGSGSVLSVLDMHTGGEPLRIITGGFPPVPAGDILSQRRYVRERLDGLRRRLMFEPRGHKDMYGALLVGSERPDAHLGVLFMHNQGYSTMCGHAVLALGRFALDYGLIKEPSSPETQVNIHCPCGLVRAFVQYDKGKSGRVRFHSVPAFVFATDVTVDVQGFGKIAVDIAYGGAFYAFVSADRFGLDVCSSKTQDLVNAAVSVTNTVKTHVKFHHPDSEDLAFLYGTILTDGKDAFSEEPTANICVFADAQVDRSPCGSGVTARIALQYHKGLIPLNQMRTFQSGPTSSLFTAKAVEETKCGDFKAVIVEVAGQAYYTGTASFYVEDDDDLKDGFLLR is encoded by the exons ATGGAGCCAGTGGGACAGCCGCTGGGGTCGGGCTCCGTGCTCTCGGTGCTGGACATGCACACGGGCGGTGAGCCGCTCCGGATCATCACCGGCGGCTTCCCCCCGGTGCCGGCGGGCGACATCCTCAGCCAGCGGCGCTATGTGCGGGAGCGGCTGGACGGCCTGCGGCGGAGGCTGATGTTCGAGCCCCGCGGCCACAAGGACATGTACGGCGCGCTGCTGGTGGGCTCCGAGCGGCCGGACGCTCACCTCGGCGTCCTCTTCATGCACAACCAGGGCTACAGCACCATGTGCGGGCACGCCGTGCTCGCCCTCGGCCGCTTCGCCCTGGACTACGGCCTGATCAAAGAGCCCAGCTCCCCCGAAACCCAGgtcaacatccactgcccttgcGGCCTAGTCCGGGCTTTCGTGCAATACGACAAGGGCAAGAGCGGGAGGGTCCGCTTCCACAGCGTCCCCGCATTCGTATTCGCtacag ATGTTACTGTTGATGTACAAGGATTTGGGAAGATTGCAGTGGATATTGCATATGGAGGTGCTTTTTATGCATTTGTGAGCGCAGATCGTTTTGGTTTAGATGTTTGTTCCTCCAAGACCCAGGATCTTGTAAATGCAGCAGTATCTGTCACTAATACTGTGAAAACACAT GTTAAGttccaccatcctgacagtgaagACCTTGCTTTTCTCTATGGGACTATATTAACTGATGGAAAGGATGCATTTTCTGAAGAGCCAACAGCAAATATCTGTGTTTTTGCAGATGCTCAG GTTGACAGAAGTCCTTGTGGCTCAGGTGTGACTGCTCGTATTGCACTGCAGTACCACAAAGGATTGATTCCCCTGAATCAAATGAGGACATTTCAGAGTGGTCCAACGAGTTCGCTGTTCACAGCAAAAGCTGTAGAG GAAACTAAATGTGGTGATTTCAAAGCTGTTATAGTGGAAGTAGCAGGACAAGCATATTATACAGGAACAGCAAGTTTTTACGTGGAAGATGATGACGATCTGAAAGATGGGTTTCTGCTCCGCTAA